Proteins from a single region of Weeksella virosa DSM 16922:
- a CDS encoding T9SS type A sorting domain-containing protein — translation MNKKFTLFSTTFLIGLSLQAQIIQGEISMGQAYQNDVYFGLENQTQFEVNRQEWDLAFFRKSMYGLGIRVNDTKGIQVFEASNSFSDWNSISPSNESTWVPLYNSVEKWDEGAFNHGSATYGWGEYDMVTHHVNGKIIFVLKYDNGDYIKLRIDKLAYGTYTFTFSKWENGTWSADERVNIEQNTSQNRIFNYYNLSTKQIVNAEAEQDKWEMKFTKYQTPLPYEGGTIMYPVTGILQSDLVKVAKTEAGNPSDDDAYKAEINSIGYDWKTFNGSTYSLSNLNYFIKNTNTNRIYRLNFTGFEGSSTGKITFDYEDVTSSLSISDIRTSNFDVYTIQSEPKTIQVVFNGQFSTNENMLISVFNLNGQIVHQESYRPSAQFTTKKINLSKLGSGIYIVNIESNGIKKSKKIALR, via the coding sequence ATGAATAAAAAGTTTACTCTATTTAGTACAACATTTTTGATAGGGCTTAGCTTGCAAGCTCAAATAATCCAAGGTGAAATTTCGATGGGGCAAGCCTATCAAAATGATGTATATTTTGGCTTAGAAAATCAGACACAATTCGAGGTGAATCGACAAGAATGGGATTTAGCTTTTTTTAGAAAATCTATGTATGGTTTAGGAATTCGAGTAAATGATACAAAAGGTATTCAGGTTTTCGAAGCTTCTAATTCTTTTAGCGATTGGAATTCGATCTCACCAAGCAATGAAAGCACTTGGGTTCCCCTCTATAATAGCGTCGAAAAGTGGGACGAAGGTGCTTTCAATCATGGTTCTGCAACCTACGGTTGGGGAGAATATGACATGGTAACGCATCATGTCAACGGTAAAATAATTTTTGTTTTGAAGTATGATAACGGTGATTATATAAAATTACGCATCGATAAATTGGCTTATGGGACTTATACTTTCACTTTTTCTAAGTGGGAAAATGGCACATGGTCTGCCGATGAGCGTGTAAATATCGAGCAAAATACATCCCAAAATCGTATTTTCAACTATTATAATCTGTCTACAAAACAAATTGTAAATGCAGAGGCAGAACAGGACAAATGGGAGATGAAGTTTACAAAATACCAAACCCCACTACCATACGAAGGTGGGACTATAATGTATCCTGTTACCGGAATTTTACAATCAGATTTGGTGAAAGTAGCCAAAACAGAAGCGGGAAATCCTAGTGATGACGATGCATACAAGGCGGAAATAAATTCGATTGGGTACGATTGGAAAACCTTTAACGGGTCTACTTACAGTTTATCCAACCTAAACTATTTTATCAAAAACACCAATACCAACAGGATATATCGACTGAATTTTACTGGTTTCGAAGGAAGCTCTACCGGGAAAATCACCTTCGATTATGAAGATGTTACCAGCTCATTAAGTATCTCTGACATCCGAACCAGCAACTTTGATGTATATACAATTCAGAGCGAGCCGAAAACAATTCAGGTTGTTTTTAATGGACAATTCTCTACCAACGAAAATATGCTGATTAGTGTGTTCAATCTTAATGGACAAATAGTGCATCAAGAAAGTTATCGTCCGAGCGCACAATTTACGACCAAAAAAATCAATTTATCCAAGTTAGGATCTGGTATATATATCGTGAATATAGAAAGCAACGGCATCAAAAAATCGAAAAAAATCGCTCTGCGATAA